A stretch of DNA from Brachyhypopomus gauderio isolate BG-103 chromosome 7, BGAUD_0.2, whole genome shotgun sequence:
TAGTTTAAAGTGCCCTCCATAAAAACGATTAAAAGTAGAAAACAATTTAATTAAAAactactttaaaaaaataacgGAGTGAAATGTAGCGCGTTAGTTTTACAGCTGACGCTTTTAATGTAGATTTGGGAGCTGATGACTAGTCAACGGTACGAAACGGTGTGTAAAGTCttaaaaatatgtatttttaacGGAACAAAGTCGTGTTGGTTTGTCATTAGTGTTGTGTTTAGGTCACCCTGATATGTTGCTGGTATCAAAGTAAGGTTCGGGCATCAAAAATCCCTCAAGTGTTGTAAACATTGTGGCTCACACGTTTAGCAGCTCCGTGTGAGGTGGCGGCTCTTCGCCTCTCCTCATCCCCAAAACAACGGCCCTTTCTTGTGCTGAACCAATGAGAGAGCCCCTGTAGCCCGGAGAGGGTGGCTCTCAGCCCAGCTACCGCACACTTCTCACCGTTCCCAGCGAGTCTGAGGGGAAACACGCAGCTCCTAGCGCCCGTGCTGCCTCACGTCTAGCGTGGTGAACCATGGAGCTTTAGACGCGGCACATCCCGCTGGTCAAAGCCCGGTCCCGGGACTCGAGCTGGAGGCGCCAATACTCCGACCGGGAGGCACAAATGATCTCATAGACAATATAAAGTTAAAAGGTTTGGGCTTTAAATGATATTTTTTAAGTTAATGTTTTTTAAAGTTGAGTTTTGCTCGTAGTGGTCATTAAAAGTCAGCTGTGGGCCGTGCAGGACGTTGACACGGGCCTGGCGTGAGAACAGCGACTCCGGGTCGGCGGGTCCGCGGCTGGTTCTGCGTATTTGAAGGGAGTGGACACGGTGGCGCTTAGACCAAGTGTGTGAACGACTCGAACCCAACGACCTCATAAAACAGCCCACACTGTTTATGTTATTAATTATATGTTTCCTTAGTTTCGGTGTCATTACTCACACATCTAAGTAAAGTCATTTGTAATTTAAGCAATAAATTAGGTTTGGGATACTGAGGCTGGGGTCGCGGCCGCGAGAGATCCGGTTACGAGCGCGGGCGCGTGCACGTCTTGAAGAACCGCGTGGTTCGTGGACGCGCGTCACACACGCTTATCACCGCAGGACGAGGCCACGTGAACGCGGAGGAGCCCCGCGGATGAACGCGGGCTACTGCAGCACTTCCTGTCCCCACAGAGTGCGACTGTACGCGGAGGGGCGGGTGGGGACTGCCCGGAGCCCTCGTTCCTACACTGAAAGACAGAGCCGAGTGTTTGGCTCTCAGTGCGAGCCGCTGTCCCCCGTGTAGAGCAGCTGCGTCCGCCTGGCGTCGAGACCCGAGCGTTGAGATGAAGAAGGCTCCACAACACTGTATGTATCCAACTTGATCTGTGTAACCCTCGAACGACGGGTGTCGGTATTTTTACTTAAATCTCGTTTATTTGACCGACTCATCTGTTGTTACTGTACTCTTTAAAACACGGACACTTCAGTCGCTGTATATGTTACATCTCATtgcatatatataaatgtaatcATAACAGTTTACATAAAATACGTGCGTTTTATGAATTCACTTACATATTTTCAATAATATTGGCTTTTTTCCCTTGATTGCTTAATTCACGGATCTACGAATATGTGCCAGAAAACTACTTTACACAAGATGACACTTCTACAcgctgttttaaaaactacttTAGGTGTTCTGTGAAACTTTAATTCCAAACACATTGCGCACGTTTAGCAGTAAACCGAAGTTTTACTTAGTGCAGTATGTTAATAGTGAAGGCATGTTCAATGGAATCTGCCAGTTGCATTTGTTAAATCTGCACCTAAGCTTGgcgcccctacacacacacacatagacacacattcatatatatatatatatatatatatatatatatatatatatatatatatatatatatatatatatatatatatatatatatatatatatatgtgtgtgtgtgtgtgtgtgtgcactcctaaagcgcacacacccaccatacacattcacaaactGCCATGCCAGCAAAAGTTTGGACATTGCTGACTGAATGTATGTTCTTTGTTGTCGTTATCTAATCTATTGTTTATGCTTAAAGTTGCTTCTAAGACAAATGTAAATGGTTAATGTTGATGGCCTATATATAACACCCcctattattatataataaaaataataattaaattctaaatacattttaattttatattaaattagtttttataatacattttacagttttaaaTACAGTTTTTAATACATAATACATTTAATGTGTTGAGGGCACATGTGTGCTGCCTCATGAAGCTGGTGAAGAACACCAAGAGAATCCAGAGCACCATCCCCAACTGTCCTGTCATGGGTGACTCTGAACTACTTTACAAtctacagcctgtgtgtgtgtgtgtgtgtgtgtgtgtgtgtgtgtgtgtgtgtgtgtgtgtgtgtgtgtgtgtgtgtgtgtgtgtgtgtgtgttcccttttctttttttctttcaccAGTCCAATAGGTAAAGGTAGCATCTTGGGTCATTGGACTGGCAGAGTATGGTTTTGTTTTCTCAGAAGTCTGATCATTTGCATACAACCTTCACATCACATGCTGAGTTGCACATGTACAGTTACCTCACTGTGACTGCTTTTGCAGCCATATAGGAACAGACATTCTCTCGCATGTTAGATTTGCCATTACGGTTTTTTCCTTTATATTGCACTTGCTAAGCTGAAACATTGTGGAAttcatttcttattttggctATACAAAATGACCAGTGGGACTTTTTAGTTTGGGGAAGTCAATGTTTCTTTAGGTGCTGTAACTACAGAATCTCCCAGCTGTAAGGCACAGTCACATCACATAAGACCATGTGTGACGCATGTGTGAATATTACACATTCActattatttttgtttatgCTCAGTAGTTATAATCTTATTCACATAACTATTGTGGTGAGTAAGAAAAGCTAAATCATTTAATCACAAAGTCATCTAACTGGTAAACTGCACCCTTAGTTCCATTGTCTTGGTCTTCTTGATGTGGACCAAAATATTACATTGAAGTTTAATTACTACATCCTGCAATTGTGATATGCTTTGCAGTATTGCCTACTAAAACACATTGGTAAACTCATCTTTTAGTATAGGGAAAGGTAGGCCTTTATCATTTTCACCAAAATTCTGACTGTTAGATCTTGTAAACAGTGAGATGTACATGGAAAATCCAAGGTTGGCCAAGATTATTAAagcaaacactcacacatacacacaaagggcTTGGTATGGCATCATTTACATTTTGCAGCCAATATTGCAATTAATACAGAAGACCAGGTATGTTTTATATCCTTTATGTGGTGTTCTCTTTAGATACTTGTATAAAATGAACATGCTTTTTTTTGCTTCACCTAAAATTCCTGGTGCTCGGAGTTGGTGAACCGAGAATGCTGTATGGAATCATATATTGACATAATTGGCTGCCTGGCTGCCTCATCCAATGGGAATGTGTCACTTTGTGAGCAGCAGACCACGCAAAAGGTCCATGTACTGTGACCATAGGCTTGTTGTTGTCAACGACAAGCGATTATAAAGACGCCTATTGAGGACGATCACGTGATGGAGTCCCGAGCCAGGGAAAGAATGTTAGAACAGAGCAGGACCTTGAGGAGTTTGCGACAGTCTCTCTGGTCTAATCAGCAAGGTGGTTGTGATGTTCAGAGGTTTGGGGGAATGTTCAGGATAGCCTATATCATACAGATCACAAACATGTGACAAGACCTTGAGTTGTGGTCGTGATGTTCAGAGATTTGGGGGAATGTTCAGGATAGCCTATATCATATAGATCACAAACATGTGACAAGACCTTGAGTTGTGGTCGTGATGTTCAGAGATTTGGGGGAATGTTCAGGATAGCCTATATCATATAGATCACAAACATGTGACAAGACCTTGAGTTGTGGTCGTGATGTTCAGAGATTTGGGGGAATGTTCAGGATAGCCTATATCATATAGATCACAAACATGTGACAAGACCTTGAGTTGTGGTCGTGATGTTCAGAGATTTGGGGGAATGTTCAGGATAGCCTATATCATATAGATCACAAACATGTGACAAGACCTTGAGTTGTGGTCGTGATGTTCAGAGATTTGGGGGAATGTTCAGGATAGCCTATATCATATAGATCACAAACATGTGACAAGACCTTGAGTTGTGGTCGTGATGTTCAGAGATTTGGGGGAATGTTCAGGATAGCCTATATCATATAGATCACAAACATGTGACAAGACCTTGAGTTGTGGTCGTGATGTTCAGAGATTTGGGGGAATGTTCAGGATAGCCTATATCATATAGATCACAAACATGTGACAAGACCTTGAGTTGTGGTCGTGATGTTCAGAGATTTGGGGGAATGTTCAGGATAGCCTATATCATATAGATCACAAACATGTGACAAGACCTTGAGTTGTGGTCGTGATGTTCAGAGATTTGGGGGAATGTTCAGGATAGCCTATATCATATAGATCATAAACATGTGACGAGACCTTGAGTTGTGGTCGTGATGTTCAGAGGTTTGGAGGAATGTTCAGGATAGCCTATATCATATAGATCACAAACATGTGACAAGACCTTGAGTTGTGGTCATCTGGATTTTTTGTGTTTACCTTTTATTTTTGCAATGCTACCCAGATTTGCCCTCATTAATGAGAGCCAACACACGAGTAATTTGGGCTTCCGTCCAATGCACCAGTGAACATGCTTGTATGAGCCCACTAACCTCCCAGCAGTGTTTAGGTAGGAGGCATGTGTCAAAGTTACATGAACATGAATGACAGGATCCATGTTTGTCCAGTGGAGTTGTGATCAGAGTATTACAATGCATCTGCCGTCTTCCTATTTTGCATATTGATGCATATCCAGTTAAGCAACGTGTATGCATCATGACATCCACATGATGTAAAAGAGTGTGATTCATTAGACCAGCTCGCCTTCTATCAGTGCTCCACAGTCCAGTTCTGGTGATCTGATGCCCATTGTAGGTGCTATCAGTAGGGGCGAATGTGTCAGCATGGACACTCTTGACTACACAGTCCCATAAACAGCAAGCTGTGATTTCCGTTCTGTCCTTACGCCTCTCCATCATAACCAACATTAAATGCTTCAGCAGTTTGTTCTACAGTAGCTTTGGCATCAACCCAGACGGACTAGCCATCGTGACTAGCCATCGTGACTAGCCATCGTGACTAGCCATCAGTGAACCTTGGGCACAAATGATCTTGTCACCAGCTCAGCAGTTATTATTTGTATCAGTTTTGATAGGTACTAATCCTGGGAACACTCCAAAAGACTTGCTGTTCAGATGTGCTGGCCAAGTCGTCTAGCCATAACAGTTTAACCCCTGTCATAGTTGCTCAGATCCTTACACTTACACATTTTTCCCAATTCCAACACATGAAATTTGACTGTTCACCTGCTGCTTAATATATTCCAACTCTTGATCGGTGCCATTGTAACGAGATAATCAATGCTATTCACCTGTCAGTGGTCTTAATGTTGTGGCTGATTGATGAGCAGCCTATGTGCTGGTTGTTATTAATGAAACCTCAGTGGAAAGGTCTAAGTTCTAATTGTCTTGGGGTTTGACAGCATGGTCCAATCATTGCATTAAGAAGTCAGTCAAGCTTAGATTTTGGTTTCATGTCGAAATgcactgctaaatgatgttgaatcAGAATAGGTCCCATTAGTCTAGGTCTGGAGAGTTAGTTGAGGGCAGTGAAGGTCCTGCTAGCTCATGCTAAACAGTCTAGTCAATGCTACAAAGAATGCTATGTGTTTGCAGACAGAGTGGAGAAGTGGCTGATAGCGACTCCTGTCTAATGTTTGCATGTGCTTTGTTTAGGAAGGGGACCTATACAGACACCATCTTCATTTTCCTATCGCTTAAATGTAACTGATGTCCCAACTGACTGGTTTCTCTAAACTACATTGTCAGCTGGAAGCATaagttttttaattaattaattttttattgCATAACAGTGTACGCTTTACCTGgaaaatatatatgtatgtattttgtttattgagCATGCATATTTTGGAAATCAAACACTGAACATAAACTACAGAAAGGCTGTATAAATCTTGTATAAATCAAACACTGAACATAAACTACAGAAAGGCTGTATAAATCTTCTCCTTTTTATCACACTGATGACTCTTAATTACGCACCTATGGATGTTATACTATGCTGCTTTTAATGAGGTAGCATATATGTAAAGGCAATGTTGTAATTTTTGAAATGTACATGCTAGTTCTGTAGACATTCTTTAATATTATGTAAGGCATGTGTTTCTTTGTCTTTCTTTATGAGAAGAATGACCCTTATGACCCTTTGCATATTTGATTTCATATTTCAGTTTATTGTGGAAAATCATACGATTTGGTCTTGTTAGCAGAACTGCTAGTCTTCCCTAACAAACAAGTGTTTGACCTTCAGGAAACACCTGAGTTCATAGCCTCAAAACAAACAGATGGCTGGTTGCCAGGCTTTTCTTGTGATACTAGCACCCAAAAGGTAGGCTACAGCTCAGAAACATTACAAAATGTCATATTCCAGCAGTTTAGTACTTTGCCTGAAGGCCAGGTTTTATAACAGGCCCCTCTTTTGGAGACCATCCTATATAATATGTTCTTTGGGACGTTAAGAGTTTGTTTTGCATGTCTCCACATGCCTGAGAAACTCTCAATTCAAGTCCCCTAATTATTCGGTTGTACAGTGTCTCTAGTGTTTCTAAATTTATAACTGTGTCATATGTTGAAGCATGTTTGAAATGTAGTTGTGTTTGCGGGTATGTGTTAGAGACTGAATAACCGAGGCAGTGTGTTTTCATATGTGCTATATGCTTTGAGCTACAGCTACAGCAGACTTATATGTGACATGCATTGGATTTTAGTGTAAAAGTGGACTGCCTAAAATAATACAGTAGTTCAGAAGTTAAGCTcaaaatgctcatttatatCATGGGTTGCTGGTCTCAATCTCTTGCATGGAGTGGTTAAACTTGACACTTCTTATAAAAACGTTTAAATTTGGCACTTCATATAGATAAAGTGCAGTGTCATTAATGTGGGTTTGTTACCAGAAACACATGATAAAGAATAATGTCAGCATACACACGGATACACGGCGTACACAGAGATGTTTGGCACATACGTGACACAGAATGTTTTTGTATTCCTTCATTGTTTCAAGCAAAACAACAATGATAATCTCTGTCTGGCCCTGGGACATTGTCTGGACATATTACACTGCTGTTGTGTTCTTATATGTCTCGCTCACAAAAGTTATGGGTAAGAACTACAGTGAGAGAATTGCACCATATTTGAGGACAATGTCTTAATATCTTGGTTTAGAATGACTGTTTCTGGTGAAGCTGACAATAGAATTCATACCAAACATGGGTGTCGACGGAAGGCTTCAGAGCCGGATTATATTTCTGCTTTATTGGTTTTGATTTGAAAATTTGATTAAAAGCTTCGAAATACCTGGCATCTTTTCTCCGTTCTGGTGTTGACATTTTGTTCCTGATCTCAACCTCATTATCCCTGGTTTTTCTATACAGCTGGAAGCTTTTGTACTCACTGTATATAGGCCAAGGAAAAAATGCAAACATatttttcttctccttctctctccccccttgccctctctctgtctctctctctctctctgtctctctctctcccccttgctgtctctctctcaagtATTTCCTTTGTGGAGAGGAGCTGAGCGGGGGCAGGGCTGGAACTGGCCTCGCTGTATAGCATGGGAGGCCAGCACGGGGGTAGCGTCGCAGGCCTTTGACTGGCCCGTCTGGTGCTTGCTGTGCcgcggagggagggagaaagtggAGCGGGCCTGTCGGAGAGGGAGAGCCGCGCTCCGACTGCCCGCCAACATGCTCCGCATCAAGCTCCCTCACCTCTTCGATATCCACCAGGTGCCGAAGGTGGGTTTCAGTCATCAGACGAACGAGCTGGGCTGCACATGTTTCTATATATATGCACAAAGCCTTGAGGAGCACTTTGGCACAGCTGATGATGAATCTCCACccgaaacatcctgtttctctggaagccTTGTGCACTTCACCACAATTTTgaatacctctctctctctgttggtgtgtgtgtgagtgtgttcataaAGGTATATTCATATAAGTGGCATGTTGCAATTTGTACATGAATGACTTTTTGAGAAACAGATGATTTGAGAAACAGAAATGTAAGATTGCCACATTGCCCTTGCTTTGTTGAATATAGGGTTTAAATAATCAAGGTCATTCATAGAAAAATATACCTCTAGGAAAATGACCTCTTTGAAAGAGGCTAATTGAaatcaggtgttccagtcaATTCTGCTCTGAGCTCAACCTGCCCCACCACAGTAAATAACACCATTTTGATTACCTGTTCTGCACACCAGAATTACTGTTACAATGTGTGCAATATGGTGCAGCACGGCCTGAGAAGGGAGTTTTGAGATCCTCCAGGTGGACCTCAGAACATAAGAGAGGCTGGCTCACACAGCACAGCAGAAATGCAAAAAGAGTCAGTGGCTGAAGCAGAAGGTCAGAAGGTCAGAAGTCCTGACCTCAGTTCCCCTGCAGTGCGGTGCTGTGATCAGAAGTAGGCCACTCATATACCAAAATGAAATACAAACTGAAACATTTTTATACAGAAAAAATATGCCAAAATATCTCCAGATTGCAGTAGAGGACAGATCAGCCTTTGCATTGAAGGtacttccgtgtgtgtgtgtgtgtgtgtgtgtgtgtgtgtgtgtgtgtgtgtgtgtgtgtgtgtgtgtgtgtgtgtgtttatggtatCTATACATATATTCAATAGCAGACAAGGGAAAAAAAGATTCTACAGATCATTTAGcagtatgtgcgtgtgtgttgtcatTCAGGTGTTTCGAGAGGAGAGCATCATATCGGGCTACCGGCACCCTCAAAGTTCTGCCATGGACTGCGTCCTGAGCAGCTTCCACATGAACAATGAGACGGTCAATATCTGGACCCATTTCCTGCCAACCTGGTGAGAGAGCTAAGCTAGCGTGTGATCCAGTCGCTGCCAGACTCCCTGGCTGATCAGCTACGGGGCTTTGGAGAGAAGCGGATTATGTtacagtgtagtgtgtagtactGTATTTCTCATTGGTTAACAAGATAATCAAAGGTTGCTTTTCAAAAGCTTCACAAACTCAAAAAAGTTTTCTGATTTACCAaggctctctcactctccctctcactctctctcccttcttctctctccctctcactctctctcccttcttctctctctctctcactctcactctctctcccttcttctctctccctctcactctctcccttcttctctctcactctcactctctcccttcttctctctcactctccctcactctctctcccttcttctctctctctcactctctccctctcactctctctcccttcttctctctctctctctctctctctcccttcttctctctctctctctctctctccctccctctctgcaggTACTTTGTGTGGCGCTTCTGCAGCTTGTGGTGGACGGTGAACTTCCTGACGGAGAGCTACGCGTGGCCTCTGCTCGTCTACATGCTGCTGGTGTGCGTGTACCCGTTCACGTCCAGCTGTGCCCACACCTTCAGCACCATGTCCCCCGCCGCTCGACATATCTGCTACTTCTTCGACTACGGAGCCCTCAGCCTCTACAGTCTGGGTACGCTCCGGCGACCTGCCTTAACCCCCCCGTGCCCTCTGACCCCGCCCTGCCTCAACACCCAGTCTTCGCTCGCGACCTGCTCGTGCTGGTGCGGCCTGGCCTCGCTGAGGGAGGCGATTATCTCAGACTCCACGTGTTTTGGAGCTGGTAGATAACGGTGTTGGTTGGGAGATAATATAAGCTTTTAGAGGCTAATGTGACATAATGGAATCTCTCAGAAAGCGTTAATGGTTACGGTTTTTGTTATTGTGACTTTTTATAtgtttctgctttttgttgtgtttaggtttttttgttttttggactGTACCATAAAGGTCACAATTTAATTTCCTAATGATTCCCAATTTAAAATGGGTGTCTCTGTGGAGCCTGCTGGGTAAAATAGTATTTAGTATCTCCATTAGCTTCCTTCTCTAACTCTCAAGTAGCCCTGTATCCTCAAGAGTAGTGTAGAGCGATCTGACCCCATGGCCAGAGCTCCAGAGCCGTGCTCTGTCCTGCCTGCTACAGGCTGTACCCTTTCTGTTCTTCCGCTCTTTGCCACGAGCCCTTGATCACAGTTCTATATCAGAGCATGTTTGGATAATCACCCCTCAAACCCTGAATTATAGTTATTAAGGACCTGTACCCATGCCTTTTCCCAAGAACAAAATACGGGATTAGTGCCGTTTGCATGTTTTTCATTCGATACAGTACAAAAAGATTAAGATGCCATACTTTTTACAAATATGTTTCATGGCCATATTGACATTCTGATAGCTTGTCTTTCAGCATACATGACCGTACAGTATGGTGCCACCTTTGCTTTGCTTATTGCATAACTGCAAGCTTAAATAAATAAGCCTGTGAACGTATTTGACGTGCACATAGACGGGCAAAATCCAGATAAACCCAGGGTGGACTTCATGACTTAGAGGCAAATCTGGGATGTATCCCTGGTTTGCAATAATCTTATTAAAACAACATCATCTTGACCGTCTCAGAATCTATGCATGTGGTGGTTTCATGGGCTCTACCTCTGACGTCGTAAGTGATGAGACCCTGATAACGCACAGAGTGCATCAGTAGGCTTGAGTTTGCGCCTGCTACGATTTCGGGACATTTTAAGACACTGTTGTAGTGGTTTTAACAGTTCTTTATTCTCCTGTaggatgtgccattgcctatggcTTCTACGCGATGCCTGAGTGCTGGGTGAACAGTTGGCTCCATCAGCATTTCGTGCTCATCGCCATCGCCAACACGGTGTTCTGCACCAGCATGTCCTGCTACTCCAGGTAGAGAAGTGCAGACGTGCTTGTGGAACGCCCACTCTTGACCGCAGAGAACGCAATGCATCGCTTCGCCATTTCTCATTAACGTCTCCTTCCGGTCTCATGCATTTGTTTGGACTCACTGTGGCTAAGATTGACACCGTATGACACCCGTGGCACGGTTGCAAATTTGGGAAGTTGAGCAAGAGAGGAAACGATTGCAGGTTGGGAATGTACACTAGAGATGTACAACTAGCCTAATCACATGACGGCTCGTGAGACATCTAACCTGAAAGCAATCAGGAGCTGCTTAAAAGAAACCCACAAGATTTTAAAATGACACAGTTGAGCACTGAACACCAGGACCTTCCCTTCTCCAATGTGTGCTATTCAGTTCCTCTCCGCACAAATCATGTGAATATCATGCAAAGTGCATTACGAAGCTGGGGGAAAATTGGCTTCCCGTGGAGTGGCAGTAATGCAAGCTCGTTTGAGGAGTGATTGGCCTTATTTGCTGCAGGGAAACGGTGACCTCTGAAGACACtgaacttttttgttttttgccagGTTCCTGGAACTACAGTTCCCACACAGGAGTAAAATATTAAGAACAAGCGCCTTTGTTGTTCCATTCGTGTTTGATTCCATCCCCCTTTTTTACAGAGTAAGTATGAGAAGCTATTTAGACACGAGTTCAGTATTGAAATATTACAAAGGTTGCAGTGTTGTAGCTACTGGTTGGTCATTTAGACTGGCTTGCAATTCACCAGTGATTCCCAAAATATCtctttctgctgtgtgtgtgcgcatgtgtgtctgtgataacatgtgttttgtgtacacgtgtgtgtgtgtgtgtgtgtgtgtgtgtgtgtgtgtgtgtgtgtgtgtgtgtgtgtgtgtgtgtgtgtgtgtgtgtgtgtgtgtgtgtgtgtgtgtagctgctgctgtgtttcgGTGGGAGTTGTAACCACCCTGAAGCTCTGCCCAGCCACAGCTACCACCTTCTGTTCGCCTTCCTGACGGGTTTCCTGTTTGCGTCTCACCTGCCTGAGAGGTTGGCCCCGGGTCGCTTCGACTACATCGGTACGTGCCCTCTGCTTACTCCTTCGGCCCCGAAACCTGGATATGGTTCGTTTTTAGCCCTATTGCATTTCTACTGACTTAATTcattggccatgactgtagtcATGAAGTCATTAAGTTCACATCATGAATCCACTTCCCCTCGCTGGTAGTGACCAACAGATTGCTTCACTTTTCTTCAATTCATGTACAATTCAGCCAGTACAATACAGTATAGTGGAGTGTAGTACAGTAGAGTGCAGTACAGTAGAGTGTGTCCTGTGTGATACGTCCTTCAGGCCACAGCCACCAGCTGTTCCACGTCTGTGCCGTGGTGGGCACCCACTTCCAGATGGAGGCCGTGCTGGCTGACATGGCCTCGCGGAGGGCATGGCTAGCCGCACACTCGTCCGGCCCCACCTTTCTGTGCACACTGGGGGCCTTCGTCCTGGCCGTCCTCC
This window harbors:
- the paqr6 gene encoding membrane progestin receptor delta isoform X2; the protein is MLRIKLPHLFDIHQVPKVFREESIISGYRHPQSSAMDCVLSSFHMNNETVNIWTHFLPTWYFVWRFCSLWWTVNFLTESYAWPLLVYMLLVCVYPFTSSCAHTFSTMSPAARHICYFFDYGALSLYSLGCAIAYGFYAMPECWVNSWLHQHFVLIAIANTVFCTSMSCYSRFLELQFPHRSKILRTSAFVVPFVFDSIPLFYRLLLCFGGSCNHPEALPSHSYHLLFAFLTGFLFASHLPERLAPGRFDYIGHSHQLFHVCAVVGTHFQMEAVLADMASRRAWLAAHSSGPTFLCTLGAFVLAVLLNLGLIGLFSASLLCEPEQNTAGPSGPHALQRPSGTKEE
- the paqr6 gene encoding membrane progestin receptor delta isoform X1, encoding MKKAPQHLFPLWRGAERGQGWNWPRCIAWEASTGVASQAFDWPVWCLLCRGGREKVERACRRGRAALRLPANMLRIKLPHLFDIHQVPKVFREESIISGYRHPQSSAMDCVLSSFHMNNETVNIWTHFLPTWYFVWRFCSLWWTVNFLTESYAWPLLVYMLLVCVYPFTSSCAHTFSTMSPAARHICYFFDYGALSLYSLGCAIAYGFYAMPECWVNSWLHQHFVLIAIANTVFCTSMSCYSRFLELQFPHRSKILRTSAFVVPFVFDSIPLFYRLLLCFGGSCNHPEALPSHSYHLLFAFLTGFLFASHLPERLAPGRFDYIGHSHQLFHVCAVVGTHFQMEAVLADMASRRAWLAAHSSGPTFLCTLGAFVLAVLLNLGLIGLFSASLLCEPEQNTAGPSGPHALQRPSGTKEE